The genome window TACACAGAGGGCCACTTCCGATGTGCAAAGTTATTCATTTTCATGTATATCGTATAACGTATATGAGTTTGGTAGAAGAGAAAGCAATTCCACATAACAAGTAGTACGGCAAATTTGggaatttagacaacatacgtgaccgtatttgcgaaaatagacaacatgtcgacgtatttgcaaatctagcactcgtattcggtatctcaaataccgaaatttgaatttcggaaactgaaaatccgaaaacaccgtattcggcaactgaggtgccgaatacggcactgtgggccgtattcggcacctcagttgccgaatacgccGGCCGACCGATTTGCCACCGCTTTTTGCTGCGTCGCATCAATCTCTTTTACGTCACATCAATCAATTTTCCCTTCCCTCCCGTGATGCTTTCGGCCGGTGCATGCATGTGTTTTTTTGGCGCCACACGCGGAGAGATCGCTGGTCTGCTGAATAAATTGaggtcgcagcagcagcagagcagagaagggagaagagaagggagcagAGGAACGCGAGAAGCatcagcagaagaggagcaacgcaAGCACTTAATTAGCTTTCGTACCGGTTAGTCCTTATATTACCTatttaatacttaggttagtaatattatttagagtaattagcttatttggttagtccgtttcgaagtagattagtttttcaagagtagattgtttaatccgttcaattacatttttttaattatattaatttgataaattagagtactttgattatataaattagattatttaattacgttattagagtacttagagtttaattagagtacttagtttatttaattagagtacttagattatacaaattagattatttaattacgttattagattacttagattaattaattagagtacttagtttatttaattagattaaatgaattaaattatttgataaattagagtacttagattaattaattatgatgcttagtttgattatatgaatttgattagtctatataattatattatttaattagtttgatatcaTGAATTTCTTTCAACATTGTAATTAGATTGTGTCCTTAGTATAATTATATGAATGTCCTTATCcggtaaaattagaaaaaattacgtgtacctttgtttagcagatacaatattatgaagcttgtaatatattctaatttgttgttcacctatttgttgaaccatgaagccttaaatcattatcatggctcatggtggtcttcccgagcttcttcagcagcggtacgacgagaaccataggggaaggatgatattcacaggacaacaggtaccacgtttatatgtgctatttcattggTACGAGAATTTTGAACTAACgctgtacatgtattggataactcatgcagttgggtccgttacgagcccggagtgtgcacaagattaaggagttggaccctcgattccacgagccactcgcacgggcgggactactacctttcgctctcatgatggacggagctcccatggaggtcggtggtaggacacctctcccggcaattgatgaggcactgctcacaggtctcgtcgaccgctggcgtcctgagacacacactttccactttccttttggtgagatggcagTAACACtgcgggacgtggccatgctgaccgggctgccaataaggggtgccccgttaatagtttcgcgacccgcaagggagcagtggaagggttatgttgcagataggtaattatttgttatgtaatgcatttaaaatattacagtgctattaaagcgtcattgaccatctgcatcttataggtttggtgtgcaatacgacgggaaggatgctggcctctccctgtcctgggttcatgggctgacacagttcggtccatgcccactggatgcggacgagaatacacttatgcaacactatgaggtgtacttatacgtcctgctcggaggcatcatgttctgcaatacggcaggcgattatgtcgtcccacatattgtatggttagcagcccacctcgcgtcacatccttatgagcctacatcttacagttggggatctgcagtgttggctgcaacctacagaggattgtgtgatgcaacccagcgaacAAAGAGGAAGGCAACCATTACAGGGTGCTTACATCTCTTACAGTtatggagttgggagtacctcccgatttccagaccttgggtgctcaagtgctactacccagttcacatctctgatggcattgcagatgacataaggccaacgatggggtatcggtggattcatgccaggctaagatggagtcagcagcaagaccatggtaactactccaggGTGATAAGTGACCTGGACATCCTTAGCGCTGATCTAGTGgattgggatccatggcgtatggcacgagtaaaagaaattgcagatggtggactcctggcatcctcttgtagccgtgacgcagacttatggttgaccacatgcttcttgttgtacatgaactgcgtggaagtatattctccagaacgtgtacagaggcagttcgggtaccgacaggtggtgcctGTTCCAGCACCATGTGACGCCGGACGGGCgcatgagtaagtgtgttattgtatgttgccttagtacattggttatccatgttaacaaattataactgtttatgtcacgtacaggtgGAGCTCAAAGGGGGGCGGAGGCACGCAGGACTGGGCATCCAAGAATGCCGAGTACATACGGAGGTGGACAGAATCAGCTGCGGTGGATGTCATCATtactgctggacaatacgacgaggccacgtactgggactaccttgcttggtaccgtccgcgcacgcgtgccaccttactcagcggacctgtacagccgggccccagacccttccccgaggatcgtgcccgcctacttcatgttgtggtaagtgatgcgttacttatattggttttctttggaaaatctgtgtattactgacatgtccctcatcttatacagactgaagaggcgtatgagatgcatacgcaAGCGGATCAACCTTTTGGGGAACCAAGCAGGTCATCATCGCAGAGGGATCGTAACCCTCTCCGGGAGTACATGAGGACAAGAGGATCCCGCTTCCTAaacgctatacgtggtctaggtgggtgtgccccgcaatggagggggtacgaccaacatgccatggacccgtctcgtgcctcccacagcaggcggtcctcccacagcaggcgatCATCCAGTGCTCGTGAGGAACCCGTCCGGTCAGAATCACGACATACATCTTCAGCTTCGGCGCGTCATGTCTCATGTTCCGgtgctgaggccgaggagtgcacgcagcctcctgcgcccgagcaggttacgctgggttcactagcacctccggctacgatgacacctccgactgcagcatctactcatcaggaggacgtcgttgactacacgcagcagaccccttgctggagcgACCCTAATGCTTTTGACTGGGGTGCTGCAATGCATGCGACCGCCACCTTCACTGATCTACTCGGCGGACAGTCCTCCTATGATCTCAATGAACCTGGAAGTTCACATTGGTACCAGCatggcgagccttcggcacactggactccatcggagcacgttctagggccgtccacacttccgcacgaggatccttcggcatggtacatgcagaGCCGAGTAAGCGGggcgggatacacgttcggtggggttcccacagggcaggcagatgatgatgaagacgaccaagg of Phragmites australis chromosome 3, lpPhrAust1.1, whole genome shotgun sequence contains these proteins:
- the LOC133910486 gene encoding serine/threonine-protein phosphatase 7 long form homolog, whose product is MAHGGLPELLQQRYDENHRGRMIFTGQQLGPLRARSVHKIKELDPRFHEPLARAGLLPFALMMDGAPMEVGGRTPLPAIDEALLTGLVDRWRPETHTFHFPFGEMAVTLRDVAMLTGLPIRGAPLIVSRPAREQWKGYVADRFGVQYDGKDAGLSLSWVHGLTQFGPCPLDADENTLMQHYEVYLYVLLGGIMFCNTAGDYVVPHIVWLAAHLASHPYEPTSYSWGSAVLAATYRGLCDATQRTKRKATITGCLHLLQLWSWEYLPISRPWVLKCYYPVHISDGIADDIRPTMGYRWIHARLRWSQQQDHGNYSRVISDLDILSADLVDWDPWRMARVKEIADGGLLASSCSRDADLWLTTCFLLYMNCVEVYSPERVQRQFGYRQVVPVPAPCDAGRAHE
- the LOC133912061 gene encoding uncharacterized protein LOC133912061: MHTQADQPFGEPSRSSSQRDRNPLREYMRTRGSRFLNAIRGLGGCAPQWRGYDQHAMDPSRASHSRRSSHSRRSSSAREEPVRSESRHTSSASARHVSCSGAEAEECTQPPAPEQVTLGSLAPPATMTPPTAASTHQEDVVDYTQQTPCWSDPNAFDWGAAMHATATFTDLLGGQSSYDLNEPGSSHWYQHGEPSAHWTPSEHVLGPSTLPHEDPSAWYMQSRVSGAGYTFGGVPTGQADDDEDDQGHARQGPAQAAGMRATHPPDAYTPGDCVRHRRR